A genomic segment from Capra hircus breed San Clemente chromosome 15, ASM170441v1, whole genome shotgun sequence encodes:
- the CCDC153 gene encoding coiled-coil domain-containing protein 153 isoform X4, whose product MHRLALLEKEVLQDRLALQRDEARRAKASEDQLKQRIKDLEAELEGARSEGKAIYAEMSHQCRSLQEAMQTRTRKLEEEVKGLREQLELCQREAEAAQREAKQALGERDQTLAQLRAHVADMEAKYEEILHPGPAPGQAESREASVGRGCAETPCQAQGAAPPVWTQPPGSLKP is encoded by the exons ATGCACAGGCTGGCACTGCTGGAAAAGGAGGTGCTCCAAGACCGCCTGG CTCTGCAGAGGGATGAAGCCCGCCGAGCCAAGGCTTCGGAAGACCAGCTGAAGCAGAGGATCAAAGACCTGGAGGCTGAACTGGAGGGAGCCCGGAGCGAAGGGAAGGCCATATATGCAG AGATGAGTCATCAGTGCCGGAGCCTGCAGGAGGCGATGCAGACTCGCACCAGGAAGCTGGAGGAAGAAGTGAAGGGCCTGCGGGAGCAGTTag AATTGTGCCAGAGGGAGGCTGAGGCTGCCCAGAGGGAGGCCAAGCAGGCCCTCGGAGAGCGGGACCAGACTCTGGCTCAGCTTCGGGCCCACGTGGCAGACATGGAGGCCAAGTATGAGGAAATCTTACAT CCTGGACCAGCTCCTGGCCAAGCTGAGAGCCGTGAAGCCTCAGTGGGACGGGGCTGTGCTGAGACTCCATGCCAGGCTCAAGGAGCAGCTCCGCCAGTTTGGACTCAACCCCCTGGATCTTTGAAGCCATGA
- the CCDC153 gene encoding coiled-coil domain-containing protein 153 isoform X3, producing the protein MELSWPSPFISIFRADVEAESMHRLALLEKEVLQDRLALQRDEARRAKASEDQLKQRIKDLEAELEGARSEGKAIYAEMSHQCRSLQEAMQTRTRKLEEEVKGLREQLELCQREAEAAQREAKQALGERDQTLAQLRAHVADMEAKYEEILHPGPAPGQAESREASVGRGCAETPCQAQGAAPPVWTQPPGSLKP; encoded by the exons ATGGAGCTGTCTTGGCCTTCCCCCTTTATATCCATATTCAG GGCAGATGTGGAGGCTGAATCCATGCACAGGCTGGCACTGCTGGAAAAGGAGGTGCTCCAAGACCGCCTGG CTCTGCAGAGGGATGAAGCCCGCCGAGCCAAGGCTTCGGAAGACCAGCTGAAGCAGAGGATCAAAGACCTGGAGGCTGAACTGGAGGGAGCCCGGAGCGAAGGGAAGGCCATATATGCAG AGATGAGTCATCAGTGCCGGAGCCTGCAGGAGGCGATGCAGACTCGCACCAGGAAGCTGGAGGAAGAAGTGAAGGGCCTGCGGGAGCAGTTag AATTGTGCCAGAGGGAGGCTGAGGCTGCCCAGAGGGAGGCCAAGCAGGCCCTCGGAGAGCGGGACCAGACTCTGGCTCAGCTTCGGGCCCACGTGGCAGACATGGAGGCCAAGTATGAGGAAATCTTACAT CCTGGACCAGCTCCTGGCCAAGCTGAGAGCCGTGAAGCCTCAGTGGGACGGGGCTGTGCTGAGACTCCATGCCAGGCTCAAGGAGCAGCTCCGCCAGTTTGGACTCAACCCCCTGGATCTTTGAAGCCATGA
- the CCDC153 gene encoding coiled-coil domain-containing protein 153 isoform X1, whose protein sequence is MPPKTKEKGTKAGAQKKKRNAGADVEAESMHRLALLEKEVLQDRLALQRDEARRAKASEDQLKQRIKDLEAELEGARSEGKAIYAEMSHQCRSLQEAMQTRTRKLEEEVKGLREQLELCQREAEAAQREAKQALGERDQTLAQLRAHVADMEAKYEEILHPGPAPGQAESREASVGRGCAETPCQAQGAAPPVWTQPPGSLKP, encoded by the exons ATGCCACCTAAGACCAAAGAAAAAGGGACAAAAGCTGGggcccagaagaagaaaagaaatgcaggtGCTG ATGTGGAGGCTGAATCCATGCACAGGCTGGCACTGCTGGAAAAGGAGGTGCTCCAAGACCGCCTGG CTCTGCAGAGGGATGAAGCCCGCCGAGCCAAGGCTTCGGAAGACCAGCTGAAGCAGAGGATCAAAGACCTGGAGGCTGAACTGGAGGGAGCCCGGAGCGAAGGGAAGGCCATATATGCAG AGATGAGTCATCAGTGCCGGAGCCTGCAGGAGGCGATGCAGACTCGCACCAGGAAGCTGGAGGAAGAAGTGAAGGGCCTGCGGGAGCAGTTag AATTGTGCCAGAGGGAGGCTGAGGCTGCCCAGAGGGAGGCCAAGCAGGCCCTCGGAGAGCGGGACCAGACTCTGGCTCAGCTTCGGGCCCACGTGGCAGACATGGAGGCCAAGTATGAGGAAATCTTACAT CCTGGACCAGCTCCTGGCCAAGCTGAGAGCCGTGAAGCCTCAGTGGGACGGGGCTGTGCTGAGACTCCATGCCAGGCTCAAGGAGCAGCTCCGCCAGTTTGGACTCAACCCCCTGGATCTTTGAAGCCATGA
- the CCDC153 gene encoding coiled-coil domain-containing protein 153 isoform X2: MPPKTKEKGTKAGAQKKKRNAGADVEAESMHRLALLEKEVLQDRLALQRDEARRAKASEDQLKQRIKDLEAELEGARSEGKAIYAEMSHQCRSLQEAMQTRTRKLEEEVKGLREQLELCQREAEAAQREAKQALGERDQTLAQLRAHVADMEAKYEEILHDSLDQLLAKLRAVKPQWDGAVLRLHARLKEQLRQFGLNPLDL, from the exons ATGCCACCTAAGACCAAAGAAAAAGGGACAAAAGCTGGggcccagaagaagaaaagaaatgcaggtGCTG ATGTGGAGGCTGAATCCATGCACAGGCTGGCACTGCTGGAAAAGGAGGTGCTCCAAGACCGCCTGG CTCTGCAGAGGGATGAAGCCCGCCGAGCCAAGGCTTCGGAAGACCAGCTGAAGCAGAGGATCAAAGACCTGGAGGCTGAACTGGAGGGAGCCCGGAGCGAAGGGAAGGCCATATATGCAG AGATGAGTCATCAGTGCCGGAGCCTGCAGGAGGCGATGCAGACTCGCACCAGGAAGCTGGAGGAAGAAGTGAAGGGCCTGCGGGAGCAGTTag AATTGTGCCAGAGGGAGGCTGAGGCTGCCCAGAGGGAGGCCAAGCAGGCCCTCGGAGAGCGGGACCAGACTCTGGCTCAGCTTCGGGCCCACGTGGCAGACATGGAGGCCAAGTATGAGGAAATCTTACAT GACAGCCTGGACCAGCTCCTGGCCAAGCTGAGAGCCGTGAAGCCTCAGTGGGACGGGGCTGTGCTGAGACTCCATGCCAGGCTCAAGGAGCAGCTCCGCCAGTTTGGACTCAACCCCCTGGATCTTTGA